The following proteins come from a genomic window of Gossypium raimondii isolate GPD5lz chromosome 5, ASM2569854v1, whole genome shotgun sequence:
- the LOC105765967 gene encoding uncharacterized protein LOC105765967 has protein sequence MWWMMNEGGGHCPKKSDDIYGDVCGQGLSRLSMSRIRCILRGIDLRTCILLFVLVPTCIFGIYIHGQKISYFLRPLWESPPKPFHDIPHYYHENVSMEKLCKLHGWGIREFPRRVYDAVLFSNEVDMLTIRWQELYPYITQFVLLESNSTFSGIPKPMVFASHRDQFKFVEPRLTYGTIGGRFKKGENPFIEEAMQRVALDQLLKIAGITDDDLLIMSDVDEIPSAHTINLLRWCDDIPQVLHLRLKNYLYSFEFLVDNKSWRASIHRYQTGKTRYAHYRQADEILADAGWHCSFCFRHINEFLFKMKAYSHNDRVRFSHYLNPKRVQRVICKGADLFDMIPEEYTFKEIIRKMGPIPHSYSAVHLPSYLLENADKYKFLLPGNCLRESG, from the exons ATGTGgtggatgatgaatgaaggaggAGGGCATTGTCCTAAAAAATCTGATGATATCTATGGAGATGTTTGTGGTCAG GGTTTGAGCCGGTTGAGCATGTCGAGAATCCGCTGCATACTGCGTGGCATTGATTTGAGAACTTGTATTTTGCTGTTTGTGCTGGTTCCGACGTgcatatttggtatatatattcatgGACAGAAGATTTCATACTTCCTTAGACCACTCTGGGAATCGCCACCGAAACCTTTCCATGATATCCCACATTATTATCATGAGAATGTATCGATGGAAAAGCTCTGCAAACTTCATGGTTGGGGAATTCGTGAATTTCCAAGACGGGTTTATGATGCAGTTTTGTTTAGCAACGAGGTGGATATGCTAACAATACGGTGGCAAGAGTTGTACCCTTACATTACACAGTTTGTTCTTCTTGAGTCTAATTCAACATTTTCGGGAATTCCAAAGCCTATGGTTTTTGCTAGCCATCGAGATCAATTCAAATTTGTTGAGCCCCGGTTAACTTATGGCACAATCGGAGGAAGGTTTAAGAAAGGAGAAAACCCTTTTATTGAGGAGGCTATGCAACGAGTAGCATTAGACCAGCTTCTCAAAATAGCTGGAATTACTGATGATGACTTATTGATAATGTCAGATGTTGACGAAATACCGAGCGCACATACTATCAACCTCTTGAGATGGTGTGATGACATACCTCAAGTTCTTCATCTTCGGCTGAAGAATTATCTTTACTCGTTCGAGTTTCTCGTGGATAATAAAAGTTGGAGGGCATCAATCCATAGGTATCAAACAGGTAAAACAAGGTATGCGCATTATCGGCAGGCGGATGAAATTTTGGCCGATGCAGGTTGGCATTGCAGTTTTTGCTTCCGCCACATCAATGAGTTCCTATTTAAGATGAAAGCTTACAGCCATAATGATCGAGTGAGGTTCTCTCATTATTTAAACCCGAAACGAGTTCAGAGAGTAATCTGCAAGGGTGCAGATTTATTCGACATGATTCCTGAGGAGTACACATTCAAGGAAATAATCCGTAAAATGGGACCTATACCGCATTCCTACTCGGCTGTTCATCTTCCTTCGTATCTTTTAGAGAATGCGGACAAATATAAATTTCTACTACCCGGAAATTGTTTGAGAGAAAGTGGGTGA
- the LOC128041053 gene encoding uncharacterized protein LOC128041053, giving the protein MDPLKYMIESTALNGRTARWQILLFEFDIVYVNQKEIKGSAIEDFLASRALKYYEPLNFDFSNEDLMYVTTIEEGTQEKHHWKLNFDGASNAMSNGIGTILVSPNGDHYPFTSKLDFNCTNSMAEYEACIMGIRAAIERKIKVLEVYGDSALVIYQLKGE; this is encoded by the coding sequence ATGGACCCTTTAAAGTACATGATAGAGTCGACTGCTTTAAATGGAAGAACGGCCCGGTGGCAAATTCTACTTTTCGAATTTGATATAGTCTATGTGAACCAGAAGGAAataaaagggagtgcaatagaAGATTTTCTAGCCAGTAGAGCTCTAAAATATTACGAGCCTCTAAACTTTGATTTTTCAAATGAAGATCTGATGTATGTTACAACCATTGAAGAAGGTACTCAAGAAAAACATCAttggaaactaaattttgaTGGGGCTTCAAATGCTATGAGTAATGGAATCGGTACAATCCTGGTATCTCCaaatggagatcattatccctttactagtaaattggattttaattgcaCGAATAGTATGGCAGAATACGAAGCATGCATTATGGGTATTCGTGCAGCCATAGAACGCAAGATCAAAGTACTAGAGGTATATGGGGATTCTGCACTAGTGATCTATCAACTCAAAGGTGAATGA